The sequence TTCATTCCTTCCTCTCCTGGTAGCATTGCTTTGTTCCCCTCCATCCTTCCTGCTGTCCATCTGTTCCTTATGTTGGTGGGGATCTTTTGGTctcttcagggtttttttttatcactttgGGCTTTTTGGTCTCTTTTGAGTTTGTCTTTCCAATCTCTAGGAAGGAGAGCGTGGTTGAGATGGGCATGAGGTGCTTACCCTGCAAATCCTCTCTGTGCCACCCAAAATGCTGCTGCGCCCTGGTGGTGCCTAGGGAGGGGGGTTATATGTGATGGGTGTGAAATGCCACCCTCCAggctttctcctcctcccagaGCTAAATCAGAGCTAAGGCTCTACGGTGACCAGCCTGCAGAAGGGTGAATGTCGATTTTCATCAGGTTGCATTTCTGGGGCACTTTTGGGGGAAGGGGGGCAGCTGTGGCCCCGCATAGATGTTCTGCTCCTTCCTTGGCATTGCTTGAAGCCCTctggccctgcagccagaggaagACACGAGCAGCAGGAGGCTTTGATGCAAAACCAACAGACGAGCAGGGATGGTGCTCCCACACCTTCCCTGCTGGGATTAATCATTAATAAAACGCAGGTAAATCCCAGAGCCTGTgacaaaacacaaacccagcTTTTCCTTGTGTgttccagccctgggcacactGGAATTAGGACACTAATTTGGGCAATGCATCACCGAGGGGGACGTCAGTGCATTGTCCCCTGGTGCAACAAGGGGTTTTCTGGGCAGAATTGACAGAAACATAAAGGAATACAAGGAAATATAAGGAAAACCCACTCCTGACTCATGCCTGGGGGGTGCGAgtgcagctctgtcccagtAAGCCAACCCCAAATGGGTTTGGAGgtgccagggagctggggatttATGCCACTCCTGCAGCGAGTTTGCAAAGTGTCAGAGTCCCCTCGTGTGACAAAACCAGCTCCCCCAGATCAAGGTGGGGACATCCTTGCAAGTCCAAAGCTGCCACAGCCACCTTTTGGCATGAAGCCACCTCCCCTCTGGGCAGCATCGGCCGTAGCACCCCGAGCCCCAGCGCTCCCCAGCTCTGAATCACCCCAATAATTACCTCCTCCCTCTTACATCCCTATTGCCAGGACTGGCCTGGAGCGAGGACAAGCACGTCGAGACCCGGGTACTCACCAGCAGCCGGGGAAAGCCTCTCCCCTCACAGGCAGGGGCGTTGCTAATtgtaattgaaaattaattggCGCACAGCGAACCCCCGGTGATTTTATGGCTGGAGCGCGGGCGGAGAGGGGATGCCGGCGGAGAAAGGCTCTTCCCTGTGCcgaggagggaaagggaagaggggCAAGGCTGGAAGGAGTGAGCGCTGAAGGGGTGGGAAGGTGGCTGGGTGTGCGGGGGGCTGGCCTCgtggaaaattaaattgcaCTTGAGGGTAAATTGTATTAGGGAATAGCGGCCGCCTCGCGCCAGCCTGCGGCCATTTGGGTAATTAGCCCCAGGGACCCCCGGGCTCGGGGCAGTGCCGGGAAGGGGTGACCCCATCAGGGAGGGCACCTCGGGGGCTCGGACTGGGGCCTCCAGGACAGCCTGTCCCACCCGTGAGTGTGGCCACAGCAGTTTGACACTCcggctgtgcagggctgagggtGGACCTGTCCCCACGCCATCCAGAGAGGGGGACACAGTGCGGGGGACGCTCCGAGCCCTGCACCAGCCCCTTTGTGCCCTGCATGGGGCTGCCCAGATGTTGGAGGGGGACCCCCGGGTGCCACAGGCCGGGAGAGCGGGGGCCGGGAGGATTGGGACTGCACCAAACAGGATTACGGAAAGTCTATTTACTAGACTCTCTTTTTCCTGCGTGCACAGCAGCTTTAGGCTGCGGGCCTGTCGGGGATGCTAATCTGGGCATCCCGCTAACCCCCTTCCGGCAGCGCCCACCTCCCCAGCCCTAATCTCCctccacctgctgcagcccctgcccagcccaccGAGATATTTTGGGGCTGAGGTGACCGCGGGCAGCCCCACATCGCAATCCCTCGGTCccacacagggagcagctggcgGGGAAGGGGGTGCACGGGGAGGGGTTATTGATGCTGGGGGTGAACGCCCCAGGGAAATCAAGGagaaggaggcagcagggctgcagcgATGAGACCttccccatccatccatcacccgGCAgtgggcagggccagcccccGGCTCGGGAACCGGCCTCACTCCGCGCTGGGACGAGACGCTGAGCCCCCGGGTAAGGGACATGGCCAAGGTGGGGCAGAGGTGGCAGGAGAGCggtgccagccccacagcgCCTGGAGGCGTGACCGCGCACAAACATTaaaggaaagatggagagagacaattcaTTTCACGGGCAGGTGAAGAAGGAAGGACTGGTGGAGGCAGAGCTCCcggagccagggcagcagcggAGCTGGGCACCCTCCTCACCTCCCACCTGGGCAAAGTGAAGATATCAAGAAAAAGGCTCCAAATCGGATTGACACCCCCCCTCCCCCTTAATAAAGTTTATTATCGGCCGGGCTCTAATCCTTTTAAATCCCCCACGCAGGGGGATGGGCCAGGATTAGGGGAGGGCAGCGTAATCCCAATGAATTTGTTACAGGGGGATTTAGACAGCGCTGGGAGAGCAGATGGCCCCGGCCCTGGCTCTGGAAAACAACCATTTTCCTTAATGATTCCTAACAAGGATAAAAGGGCAGAGAGAATCGGGGACAGGCCCAGGGGGCCCACACCCACGGAAGTCCTggtccccagggatgctgccgTGTCTTCCTGCTCCGGACCACGGGCATGGGCAGCACTGAACTGCAGCTCCACACCTCATACCAActttttttccagcagcttccTGGTCCCAACATACTTCCTCTGCTGACTCCTGCTTGAGGAGAAACCAggagccatcccagccctggagatgtAGCAGATGTATGGGGGACAGCTGCCAAGAGGTGCATCATCCCCAAGCAAACGGCAGAAGAAAACATAcaataacaattaaaaatactgaaaggattttaaaaCCAAGTGTTCTTCCTGAGgtgggctggaggcaggagcagggacatcaGGAATGGGATGTGTTAGTCCAGTATGCCCACTTGGTAGGGACCAGCcaacagagcagggcaggcatcggcaaaaataatttattccacTAAGACAAGCAGAGAACGAACAACAGCGTGGGGAGGGGGCAAGGAATGGTGGGGAGGCCCCGGGCCACATCTCAAAGAGGGGTGACAATAATGCATCTGAATCCAGGACTGCTGCCCCCACCCAGCAATGTCCActttttggggggggggggggctaAACCTCCAACCCGCTGGCCCCACTAGTGGTTGGGCCCCAatgggctgctctccagcacagaACTGGGCTTCCCCATTTGAAAacagcccagcaccagggaGCTTCTGAGGGCAGCTGTGTACCAAAACACAAACCACCGTTCATGTCCCAGCTCCCACACGCCCAAAAACATGGCACTATGACTTGAGAGAGGGATGCTCTGACACCACCTTCCTCCCAAAAAGAGCTCTCCACCCCCGACCCCAGGTGAGACAACTGCCttgagcagggcagctcctgaggGGGATGTGCCAGACCCCTGCCTGCTGTAGGACAAAACATTGTCCCAGGAGTGTCctgcctcagcagccctgggaaaaCCCCgggcccccagcccctcaggccAGGGGGAAGCCAGGGCGGCCTTTCCGGGCGCGGGTGCGGAGGCGGAAGAAGGTGTACATGCCCAGGAGGCACATGGAGGAGAGGAAGTAGAGGGCCACGCAGAGGCTGATGTCCAGGCGGGAGAAGCCCAATCCGAGCACGCGCAGCCAGGGGCTCCTCCGCAGGCCCTCCCCGCCCtcctccgcctcctcctcccGCAGCAGGATGCCGGGGCCCCGCCGGCGCTCCCTGCCCGCGGCACCGCGGGCCAGAGCCACGGTGTCCCGCTTGCTGATgcgccgccgccggcccgcGGCCGCTCGCAGCGCCTGGCTCCTGAAGTGCTGCTCGCTGAAGGAATCCAGGTCCACGATGTCCTCGCCCCCCTCCCGCACCTTGGGGTTCAGCCGCACGATGCTGGGGCGCCGCGGCTCGGGGGAGCCTGGGCGCCCCGGGACTCTCGCCTCTCCCTCCgtctccttctcctcctcttctcctctccccctctcctcccgCGGCCCCTCCGTGGCCAGCCTGACGCCCATCCCTTCCCTGACCACGGGGATGGGGTCGGGCTCGGCATAGTCCATGTAGATGTTGGCCGGGGAGAAGTGTGCCTTGAGGAACGTGACCACAGCCGGCTCCTCCCAGGCATGAACCCCCCGCTCCTCcttgtggcactggggacacaagTCTGGCGGAGGCCACTGCAGCTTGGGGAACTTGGGGTCCTCCGTGTCACCTCCTGCAGGGAACGGAGCCAGCGAGGGGGTTAGAGCAGACATGTGATGCACCCTCCCCCTGCATAACCATCCCAGAGAAGCCAGCAGCTGGGGATCAGGACGCTGTACCTCAGGAGGAAGGGTCCTCCGAGGGCAAACAGCAGCTTTGGAAGCTCCCTGCAAGGATCATGTAAGATCCAACTGCATCTCTGGGGCACTCTGATGCAGTGTGaccagctgctgtcccctgggatGGGGGACAATGACAACAGGAGGTTGCAGGAGGGATGCTCCTCCACCTCACCTGCCCGTTTCCCTCTGACTCCCCTCGTGGCAGCCCCCCTTACCCGCCAGGCGAGCGTTGACCTCGTTGTGGTGGGACCAGAGCCAGAGCACGgcctcctccctgctggccaCCCTGTCCATGGACTTGGCCGCCATGGCCTCGAAGTGCTCGGCGCACTCCTGGCAGCCGAAGAAGTGCCGGACGTAGCAGCGCATGGTGCTCAGCACCTCCAGGGGTAactctgggggagcagagcacagggtgaGTCTGgaccccccagtgccccagcacaGTCCCACAGCTGAGGCAGCAATCCCACACCCCAAAACTCTTGTCTCTTGTGCCCATGGAAACTGGCACTGGATGAGATGAAGAAGGGGGGGAAACAAACCTTTGTCCACATGCAGCATCCCTACCCaagccagagctcagctggacactccctccctgagcccctgaTGCCCCCAGGGACACTAGTACCTTTGTCAGGGCCgttctgggcagcctggacaGTCAGCAGGTGGAAGATGGTCCAGAGCCCACAGGGGTAGCCACGGAAGTGGCGTTCACTGCCCTGACAGCCCACCCAGGTCACGTTGGTGGGGAGCACGGAAGGGTGGGAGGCCTGGTGGACAGATGGACACGGCATGATGGGGCTGGCATGCAGTGCCAGCTGGGGGGCAAGGAGCAGGGTTAAGAAGAGCAGGGGTTGGGGGTCCCCAGGGACATCTTACATCTCTGTTATTCTTCATGGCCTCCTTCAAAACAGTGCGGGGCAGCTCAGGCTCTGTCCAGTTCCTCAGCCAGGCATCCAGGGTCTGCAGGTAGGTCTGCACGCAGGGGCGCCCTGGAAAATACTGCAGAGTGGGGGGAGAGTGGTGAGAAAACAGATTCCATCCTGGGAGCAACAGGGCAGCATCCCTGgctcaccagcacagcaccagcatcctctctgctcccctctgaTGGAGAGCAGTGTGGTCCTGGCAAGGTATTGGTGCCTATCTCCGacgggctgggggctgcagcttatcccccagccctgggtggcAAGTCCTCTGTGTGTATGTTCAGGCTCCAAACCCCAGCCCCAACTGAGGGAGGCAAAAAGCCACTCTGTCCATAAGTCTGGCAAAGCCGATTAGCAGCTGCACTTTAAAACCActccagggagaggagcagcctggcagcccgTGCCACCAACAGACCGATGGACAGAGGGACTGAcctgtggggaggaggagacaCCAGCACACAGAAGTGATGGAGAAGTGAAAGAGTTTGCTGGGTCTGAGCTGTTCTTTTTCCCAGGGCCATGGGGAATCACATGAAAAGACCCAAAACTGCAGGGGAATTATCTGTGAGCTGACAGTTGTGCTGCAAACACTACATCCCCCAATTACTTGGACAGCAGGCTTTGCTGTGTGATTCCCTGCCTCCAGGAAccacttttttcctctctcctcccctttAATACCTCTTGGGAATGCAAGAGTTAAGGCTGGGACCTGCCGGCTGAGCtcccccaggctgagccctgggctggcaatcctggggatgctgctccGTCCTGTGGATGAGCAgggcaatggcagtgctggctcagcatccctggggaagCACCAGTGCCCACTGCTACATAGAGGGGAAGGTTTGCAGGAAGAACTGAAAATGGATCATAAAACCACCACTGCTCCCAACCACCCCAGCACACTGTAcccatgggcagggagctggtggcACGGGAGCTTATTTCCCTGTCTCTGTAGATCACATTAAAGAGAAGAAGTGCAAGGGCAATGGTTGGAGGCAACTAGAGGAGCCACAGGAGGGTCTGAGGACCTAAGGCACATGTTTGGAGCTCTTTCCTAGGGGAGAGCAGAtgggggtgggagcagggagtgtCTTGCATATCAGTGAAGGCTATGCATGGTCCAAACTGAGTGCAAGACCATGGGTGACAAAGGAGGGAGCAAAGAAGGAAGGCATGGCCCCAGTCTGCCAAGTAgcctgggctgtgacagggaTTGGATTGGGATGGACAGAGGGCTCCTGCATGCCTGGTGGAGGAAACAGCCAAATGCAGCAGGACTCCATCACAGCAGGAAATTAAACTGCCCTGCTTGTGCTGGCTTAAGGCTCTCAGTCacttcagctgtgccaggccCAACACAGAAGAATAAAGGAGACCTTAAATTAGGCTTGTCTGGAGCCTGACTCAGAGTGGGAGTTCCTTTCCTGGACTATTATCAAAGGAGCCTGCAGAGATTGGCTCCCTGAGCCAAGCATCCAGATCAGAGTGACAAACCCCTGTGACCATCCCTGACACCCCAGCCTCTCTTCTGAAAAGACCTCCTGCAAGTGATGATCCCACTGCCACCAAAGCTGGCAACACACATCCTGTTTGAAACACTCCAGCACCCCCCTCTTAGCTCCCACTGGGATGCTGGGCTGAGCTTGGAGATCCACACGGATGAGGACTGCCTGTCAGCAGCCACAGGACACACTCAGCACCAGGACACAGGGCCCACAGCTGAGACTGCCACGCTTCACTACCTGTGAGAGTACTGGGGCATGGTGGCCCGCACCATGTGTTTGCGTTTCACAGACACAgggaggcacaggcagctcctctcctAACACCCAGAGCTCCTCACCTTCACCAGTGTGGCCACGTAGCACTTGAAGgcagccagctgtgctcccGACAGCGAGGAGGCACGGGCAGCCTCCACCCGCAGCGAGTAGTGCAGCGCAGACTCCAGGTCGGCCATGTACAGcttggagctggggagggcagcGCAACACGAGGCTCCATCAGCCCCTCAATCCTCACCccaggggctgtcccagctcccagcccctcccctgccccagcctcagGGTGGGGTCTGACCGGTCGGCTCGCAGAGGATGTGGCACGCGGTCGGTCTCGTTGGTGCTGCTGGCCGTGGCATTCAGCTTGTAGGAGCCGCGGGTGATGCCCGTCAGCGTGCGCAGGTAGTAGGTGTAGAAGGAGCGCGCCTCTATGTGCCTGCCAGGAAGGAGAAGCCCTAAGTCCCTCTTCTCtcccaaacctgaccccaaGGAAGGAAGCAAAGGAGAGGAAGACTTAGCCAAGTGGGTAGTTCAggcctggggagggagggaggggtaCTCCCTACTCTCCACCTGGCTCAGCAGTGGGTAGCCTTACATGCATCCTGGAGCGGAGCTGGGCCCCAGGGTAGCCATATCATGCCACCTCCAGGCAGGTGTGGGAACAGAATAGCTCAGTCACAAGGATTTTCCCTtcttccagctccagccagggctggcagtgcagtTCAGTGCCCATCAGCAACCTC is a genomic window of Oenanthe melanoleuca isolate GR-GAL-2019-014 chromosome 8, OMel1.0, whole genome shotgun sequence containing:
- the QSOX1 gene encoding sulfhydryl oxidase 1 — translated: MWLRRARAGGGRGPAAVPPLLLLFLLLQVPAARPGRLYSAADPLDLLGPEAEGRLLGSSSAWAVEFFASWCGHCIHFAPTWRALAHDIREWRPAVILGAIDCADEDNQQVCSDFGITGFPTMKFFRAFSKKPEDGIRITNPSATVEDLRHAIITNLEQSQDAWPPACPPLEPASAEEVRTFFQRNKDRYLALIFEKSNSFVGREVALDMLQYENIAVRRVLSSEEELVEKFGVTSFPSGYLLFRNGSFSRLPVHIEARSFYTYYLRTLTGITRGSYKLNATASSTNETDRVPHPLRADRSKLYMADLESALHYSLRVEAARASSLSGAQLAAFKCYVATLVKYFPGRPCVQTYLQTLDAWLRNWTEPELPRTVLKEAMKNNRDASHPSVLPTNVTWVGCQGSERHFRGYPCGLWTIFHLLTVQAAQNGPDKELPLEVLSTMRCYVRHFFGCQECAEHFEAMAAKSMDRVASREEAVLWLWSHHNEVNARLAGGDTEDPKFPKLQWPPPDLCPQCHKEERGVHAWEEPAVVTFLKAHFSPANIYMDYAEPDPIPVVREGMGVRLATEGPREERGRGEEEEKETEGEARVPGRPGSPEPRRPSIVRLNPKVREGGEDIVDLDSFSEQHFRSQALRAAAGRRRRISKRDTVALARGAAGRERRRGPGILLREEEAEEGGEGLRRSPWLRVLGLGFSRLDISLCVALYFLSSMCLLGMYTFFRLRTRARKGRPGFPLA